A section of the Burkholderia mallei ATCC 23344 genome encodes:
- a CDS encoding haloacid dehalogenase type II translates to MIVERNVMPGTPPAFPKAILFDAYGTLFDVHAVVAAAEQLFPGRGDALSQLWRRKQIEYSQLRTLADPAGGRYRPFWELTLDALRFAARALGLALSAAAEKRLMDEYACLSTYPDTVPTLRALRARSTPPKLAILSNGNPQMLDIAVKSAGMSGLFDRVLSVDAVRAYKPSPAAYALGTAAFDAAPADIAFVSSNGWDVAGAGWFGYRTFWLNRTGAPLEELGAAPAGTGAGMAELLAFLDAPRAAAKAGGRARPAPRVSRLGAPPT, encoded by the coding sequence GTGATCGTGGAGCGCAACGTCATGCCCGGCACCCCGCCCGCCTTCCCGAAGGCGATTCTCTTCGACGCGTACGGCACGCTGTTCGACGTGCACGCGGTCGTCGCCGCGGCCGAGCAGCTGTTTCCGGGGCGCGGCGACGCGCTGTCGCAGCTCTGGCGGCGCAAGCAGATCGAATATTCGCAACTGCGCACGCTCGCCGATCCGGCGGGCGGGCGCTATCGGCCGTTCTGGGAGCTGACGCTCGACGCGCTGCGCTTTGCCGCGCGCGCGCTCGGCCTCGCGCTGTCCGCGGCCGCCGAGAAAAGACTGATGGACGAGTATGCGTGCCTGTCGACGTACCCGGACACGGTGCCGACGCTGCGCGCGCTGCGTGCGCGCAGCACGCCGCCGAAGCTCGCGATCCTGTCGAACGGCAATCCGCAGATGCTCGATATCGCGGTCAAGAGCGCCGGGATGAGCGGCCTGTTCGACCGCGTGCTGTCCGTCGACGCGGTTCGCGCGTACAAGCCGTCGCCCGCCGCGTATGCGCTCGGCACCGCGGCGTTCGACGCGGCCCCCGCCGACATCGCATTCGTGTCGTCGAACGGCTGGGACGTCGCGGGCGCCGGCTGGTTCGGCTACCGGACCTTCTGGCTGAACCGCACGGGCGCGCCGCTCGAGGAGCTCGGCGCGGCGCCCGCGGGCACGGGCGCCGGCATGGCCGAACTGCTCGCCTTTCTCGACGCGCCGCGCGCCGCCGCGAAAGCGGGCGGCCGAGCGCGCCCGGCGCCCCGCGTAAGCCGCCTCGGCGCGCCGCCGACCTGA
- the aceB gene encoding malate synthase A, translating into MTTTLKLPQGMAITGEIKPGYEAILTPEALELVAKLHRQFEPRRRELLAARVERTQRLDAGERPDFLAETKSIREGDWKIAPLPADLQCRRVEITGPVERKMIINALNSGADSYMTDFEDSNAPSWTNQIDGQINLKDAVRRTISLEQNGKSYKLNDKIATLIVRPRGWHLDEKHVTVDGQRVSGGVFDFALFLFHNAQELIARGSGPYFYLPKMESHLEARLWNDIFVAAQEALGVPRGTIRATVLIETILAAFEMDEILYELREHSSGLNAGRWDYIFSAIKKFKNDRDFCLADRAKITMTVPFMRAYALLLLKTCHKRNAPAIGGMSALIPIKNDPEANDRAMAGVRADKARDAGDGYDGGWVAHPGLVSLAMEEFVKVLGDKPNQIGKQRDDVQIEGKNLLDFQPEAPITEAGLRNNINVGIHYLGSWLAGNGCVPIHNLMEDAATAEISRSQVWQWIRSPKGTLDDGRKVTAELVREYAKVELANVKQVVGGDTAPYDRAAAIFEQMSTSENFTEFLTLPLYEEI; encoded by the coding sequence ATGACCACGACGCTGAAGCTGCCGCAAGGCATGGCGATCACGGGCGAAATCAAGCCCGGCTACGAAGCGATCCTCACGCCCGAGGCGCTCGAACTCGTCGCGAAGCTGCATCGCCAGTTCGAGCCGCGCCGCCGCGAGCTGCTCGCCGCACGCGTCGAGCGCACCCAGCGCCTCGACGCCGGCGAGCGCCCCGACTTCCTCGCCGAAACGAAATCGATCCGCGAGGGCGACTGGAAGATCGCGCCGCTGCCCGCGGACCTGCAATGCCGCCGCGTCGAGATCACGGGCCCCGTCGAGCGCAAGATGATCATCAACGCGCTGAACTCGGGCGCCGATTCGTACATGACGGACTTCGAGGATTCGAACGCGCCGAGCTGGACCAACCAGATCGACGGCCAGATCAACCTGAAGGACGCGGTGCGCCGCACGATCTCGCTCGAACAGAACGGCAAGTCGTACAAGCTCAACGACAAGATCGCGACGCTGATCGTGCGCCCGCGCGGCTGGCACCTCGACGAAAAGCACGTGACGGTGGACGGTCAGCGCGTGTCGGGCGGCGTCTTCGATTTCGCCCTCTTCCTGTTCCACAACGCGCAGGAGCTGATCGCGCGCGGCTCGGGCCCGTACTTCTATCTGCCGAAGATGGAAAGCCATCTGGAGGCGCGCCTCTGGAACGACATTTTCGTCGCCGCGCAGGAAGCGCTTGGCGTGCCGCGCGGCACGATCCGCGCGACCGTGCTGATCGAGACGATCCTCGCCGCGTTCGAGATGGACGAGATCCTGTACGAACTGCGCGAACACAGCTCGGGCCTGAACGCGGGCCGCTGGGACTACATCTTCTCGGCGATCAAGAAGTTCAAGAACGACCGCGACTTCTGCCTCGCCGATCGCGCGAAGATCACGATGACGGTGCCGTTCATGCGCGCCTACGCGCTGCTGCTGCTGAAGACCTGCCACAAGCGCAACGCGCCCGCGATCGGCGGGATGAGCGCGCTGATCCCGATCAAGAACGATCCGGAAGCGAACGATCGCGCCATGGCGGGCGTGCGCGCGGACAAGGCGCGCGACGCCGGCGACGGCTATGACGGCGGCTGGGTCGCGCACCCGGGCCTCGTGTCGCTCGCGATGGAGGAGTTCGTCAAGGTGCTCGGCGACAAGCCGAACCAGATCGGCAAGCAGCGCGACGACGTGCAGATCGAGGGCAAGAACCTGCTCGATTTCCAGCCGGAAGCGCCGATCACCGAAGCCGGGCTGCGCAACAACATCAACGTCGGCATCCACTACCTCGGCTCGTGGCTCGCGGGCAACGGCTGCGTGCCGATCCACAACCTGATGGAAGACGCGGCGACGGCCGAGATCTCGCGCTCGCAGGTCTGGCAATGGATCCGTTCGCCGAAGGGCACGCTCGACGACGGCCGCAAGGTCACGGCCGAGCTCGTGCGTGAGTACGCGAAGGTCGAGCTCGCGAACGTGAAGCAGGTTGTCGGCGGAGATACCGCGCCGTACGATCGCGCCGCGGCGATCTTCGAGCAGATGTCGACGTCGGAGAACTTCACCGAGTTCCTGACGCTGCCGCTCTACGAAGAGATCTGA
- a CDS encoding gamma-glutamylcyclotransferase family protein, with amino-acid sequence MRYVFCYGTLRAGEINDIGRAAATHGIAAPRLVGAVAVAGRLYDFGNYPGMVAGGGRDLVWGDVYAIDERLVPVLDEIEEVYPGVEGLFVRQRASVELGGRRYDCLYYPVGAHAIADKPRIESGDWVQYRRARTA; translated from the coding sequence ATGCGCTACGTATTCTGCTACGGGACCCTGAGAGCGGGCGAGATCAACGACATCGGCCGGGCGGCGGCGACGCACGGCATCGCGGCGCCGAGGCTCGTCGGCGCGGTGGCGGTGGCGGGGCGCCTGTATGACTTCGGCAACTATCCGGGGATGGTCGCGGGCGGTGGCCGCGATCTCGTCTGGGGCGACGTCTACGCGATCGACGAGCGGCTCGTGCCGGTGCTCGACGAGATCGAGGAAGTGTACCCGGGCGTCGAGGGGCTGTTCGTGCGGCAGCGGGCGTCGGTCGAACTCGGCGGGCGCCGGTACGATTGCCTGTATTACCCGGTCGGTGCGCACGCGATCGCGGACAAGCCGCGCATCGAGTCGGGCGACTGGGTGCAGTATCGGCGCGCGCGCACCGCGTGA
- the rraA gene encoding ribonuclease E activity regulator RraA, protein MMFATTDLCDAHEDRLAAGTLRVLEPVFRPFGGVRRFAGPAATLKLFEDNSLVRTALEQDGAGRVLVVDGGGSLRCALVGGNLGKLAEKNGWAGIVVNGCVRDSDELAECRVGVLALAAHPRKSDKRGAGVSDAPVDVRGTRIVPGDWIYADADGVLVSDDALLE, encoded by the coding sequence ATGATGTTCGCCACCACCGACCTTTGCGACGCGCACGAAGACCGCCTCGCGGCCGGCACGCTGCGCGTGCTCGAGCCCGTGTTCCGCCCGTTCGGCGGCGTGCGGCGTTTCGCGGGGCCGGCTGCGACGCTCAAGCTGTTCGAGGACAACTCGCTCGTGCGCACGGCGCTCGAGCAGGACGGCGCGGGGCGCGTGCTCGTCGTCGACGGCGGCGGCAGCCTGCGTTGCGCGCTCGTCGGCGGCAACCTCGGCAAGCTCGCCGAGAAGAATGGCTGGGCCGGCATCGTCGTGAACGGCTGCGTGCGCGATTCGGACGAACTTGCCGAATGCCGCGTCGGCGTGCTCGCGCTCGCCGCGCATCCGCGCAAGAGCGACAAGCGCGGCGCCGGCGTGAGCGACGCGCCTGTCGACGTACGCGGTACGCGCATCGTGCCGGGCGACTGGATCTACGCGGATGCCGACGGCGTCCTCGTCAGCGACGACGCGCTGCTCGAGTGA
- a CDS encoding AraC family transcriptional regulator: MSPSVPLFAQPPAATIDVPSEFAPTRSHPMRVRARAIAAGMRVPPHAHAWAQLAYASRGVLRLATAGSTWMVPPSRAIWVPPRIAHEVVIVEDAYLRTLYVDESAVPGGLDACRVVEVSGLLRELIVALEARSLNRTRERLLAELVLDELTRAEPLPLAVPMPTEKRLRALCEAVLAHPAQGESLEHWAAGVGASTRTIARLFKQELGVSFSQWRQQALLARAIPLLNQGRPLSHIANELGYQSQSAFSAMFRRAFGASPRAFIQRGDMHAASELASTDDGDAEPLL; this comes from the coding sequence ATGAGCCCGTCCGTTCCCCTTTTCGCGCAGCCCCCGGCCGCCACGATCGACGTTCCGTCCGAATTCGCGCCCACCCGCTCGCACCCGATGCGCGTGCGCGCCCGCGCGATCGCGGCCGGCATGCGCGTGCCGCCGCACGCGCATGCCTGGGCGCAGCTCGCGTACGCGTCGCGCGGCGTGCTGCGGCTCGCGACGGCCGGCTCGACGTGGATGGTGCCGCCCTCGCGCGCGATCTGGGTGCCGCCGCGAATTGCCCACGAAGTGGTGATCGTCGAGGACGCGTATCTGCGCACGCTGTACGTCGACGAATCGGCGGTGCCGGGCGGGCTCGACGCGTGCCGGGTGGTCGAGGTGTCGGGATTGCTGCGCGAGCTGATCGTCGCGCTCGAGGCGCGCTCGCTCAATCGCACGCGCGAGCGGCTGCTGGCCGAGCTCGTGCTCGACGAGCTCACGCGCGCCGAGCCATTGCCGCTCGCCGTGCCGATGCCGACCGAAAAGCGCTTGCGCGCGCTGTGCGAAGCGGTGCTCGCGCATCCGGCGCAGGGCGAATCGCTCGAGCACTGGGCGGCGGGCGTCGGCGCGAGCACGCGGACGATCGCGCGGCTGTTCAAGCAGGAACTCGGCGTGAGCTTTTCGCAATGGCGCCAGCAGGCGCTGCTCGCGCGCGCGATTCCGCTCCTGAACCAGGGGCGGCCGCTGTCGCACATCGCCAACGAACTCGGCTACCAGAGCCAGAGCGCGTTCTCCGCGATGTTCCGGCGCGCGTTCGGCGCGAGCCCGCGCGCGTTCATTCAGCGCGGCGACATGCATGCGGCGTCGGAGCTCGCGTCGACCGACGATGGGGATGCGGAACCGCTGCTGTGA
- a CDS encoding GNAT family N-acetyltransferase, with product MSDSAAAPLVYLLRPAASGDFEFAEALTHGNMNAYYQRHGLRWRADLFFASWRDSENFILELDSVSIGLLRITEEGDSLHIRDVQIAPGHRQRGAGTYLLETSHRFAKARGLRETQLRVFVDNPAARLYLRMGYRLAGPRLAQFGSIRHMVRPVS from the coding sequence ATGTCCGATTCCGCCGCCGCCCCTCTCGTTTATCTGCTGCGCCCCGCCGCGTCGGGCGATTTCGAATTCGCGGAAGCGCTCACGCACGGCAACATGAACGCGTATTACCAGCGCCATGGCCTCAGGTGGCGCGCGGATCTCTTTTTTGCAAGCTGGCGCGATTCGGAAAACTTCATCCTCGAACTCGACAGCGTGTCGATCGGCCTGTTGAGGATTACCGAGGAGGGCGATTCGCTGCACATCCGCGATGTGCAGATCGCGCCGGGGCACCGACAGCGCGGCGCCGGCACCTATCTGCTCGAAACCTCGCACCGTTTCGCGAAGGCGCGCGGGCTGCGCGAGACGCAGTTGCGCGTGTTCGTCGACAATCCGGCCGCGCGGCTCTATCTGCGAATGGGATATCGGCTCGCGGGGCCGCGTCTCGCGCAGTTCGGATCGATCCGCCACATGGTGCGGCCCGTGTCCTGA
- the gltX gene encoding glutamate--tRNA ligase: MTRPVRTRFAPSPTGFIHLGNIRSALYPWAFARKMKGTFVLRIEDTDLERSTEASVDAILEGMAWLGLDYDEGPYYQMQRMDRYREVLAQMLEKDLVYPCYMSTEELDALRERQRAAGEKPRYDGTWRPEPGKVLPEPPAGVTPVLRFRNPLTGSVVWDDAVKGRVEISNEELDDLVIARPDGTPTYNFCVVVDDLDMGITHVIRGDDHVNNTPRQINILRALGGEVPVYAHLPTVLNEQGEKMSKRHGAMSVMGYRDAGYLPEAVLNYLARLGWSHGDAEIFSREQFVEWFDLEHLGKSPAQYDHNKLNWLNNHYIKEADDARLAELAKPFFAALGIDADTIARGPDLVGVMGLMKDRASTVKEIAENSTMFYRSPAPDAQALAQHVTDAVRPALAEFAAALKTAEWTKEAIAAALKAVLGAHKLKMPQLAMPVRLLVAGTTHTPSIDAVLLLFGRDVVVSRLAAALA, encoded by the coding sequence ATGACCCGTCCTGTACGCACCCGTTTTGCGCCGAGCCCCACCGGCTTCATCCATCTCGGCAACATCCGATCCGCGCTCTATCCGTGGGCGTTCGCCCGCAAGATGAAGGGCACGTTCGTGCTGCGGATCGAGGATACGGATCTCGAGCGCTCGACCGAGGCGTCGGTCGATGCGATCCTCGAAGGGATGGCATGGCTTGGGCTCGACTACGACGAAGGCCCGTACTACCAGATGCAGCGGATGGACCGCTATCGCGAGGTGCTCGCGCAGATGCTCGAGAAAGACCTCGTCTACCCGTGCTACATGTCGACCGAAGAACTCGATGCGTTGCGCGAGCGCCAGCGCGCGGCGGGCGAGAAGCCGCGCTACGATGGCACGTGGCGCCCCGAGCCGGGCAAGGTGCTGCCCGAGCCGCCGGCGGGCGTGACCCCCGTGCTGCGCTTTCGCAATCCGCTGACGGGGTCGGTCGTCTGGGACGACGCCGTGAAGGGCCGCGTCGAGATCTCGAACGAGGAGCTCGACGATCTCGTCATCGCGCGCCCCGACGGCACGCCGACGTACAACTTCTGCGTCGTCGTCGACGATCTCGACATGGGCATCACGCACGTGATCCGCGGGGACGACCATGTGAACAATACGCCGCGCCAGATCAACATCCTGCGCGCGCTCGGCGGCGAAGTGCCGGTGTACGCGCATCTGCCGACCGTGCTCAACGAGCAGGGCGAGAAGATGAGCAAGCGCCACGGCGCGATGAGCGTGATGGGCTACCGCGATGCCGGCTATCTGCCGGAGGCGGTGCTCAACTATCTCGCGCGTCTCGGCTGGTCGCACGGCGACGCGGAGATCTTCTCGCGCGAGCAGTTCGTCGAATGGTTCGATCTCGAGCATCTCGGCAAGTCGCCCGCGCAGTACGATCACAACAAGCTGAACTGGCTGAACAACCACTACATCAAGGAAGCGGACGACGCGCGCCTGGCCGAGCTGGCAAAGCCGTTCTTCGCGGCGCTCGGCATCGACGCCGACACGATCGCGCGGGGCCCGGACCTCGTGGGCGTGATGGGGCTGATGAAGGATCGCGCGTCGACGGTGAAGGAGATCGCGGAGAATTCGACGATGTTCTACCGTTCGCCCGCCCCGGATGCGCAAGCGCTCGCGCAGCACGTGACCGACGCGGTGCGCCCGGCGCTCGCCGAGTTTGCCGCGGCGCTGAAGACGGCCGAGTGGACGAAGGAGGCGATCGCGGCCGCGCTGAAGGCCGTGCTCGGCGCGCACAAGCTGAAGATGCCGCAGCTTGCGATGCCGGTGCGCCTGCTCGTCGCGGGCACGACGCATACGCCGTCGATCGACGCGGTGCTGCTGCTGTTCGGCCGCGACGTCGTCGTGTCGCGCCTCGCGGCGGCGCTCGCATAG
- a CDS encoding patatin-like phospholipase family protein, translating to MPAPRAAARRRRGRRNFAAYGAPVEAARGMPPEIESMSSPRLSRRAFTLACASAALAACTSTGTKPTTGAATPTNPTQPREKPIRVGVALGGGAARGFAHVGVLKALEARGIPVELVAGTSAGSVVGALYASGMNALQINKLALTMDEASISDWATPFRSRGLLQGIALQNFINKTLNNRPIEKMAKPLGIVATDLKSGQPILFQRGNTGLAVRASCSVPSVFEPVRIGDREYVDGGLVSPVPASFARKMGADFVIAVDISSRPDGAATGNPIEMLLQTFTIMGQTIKTYELDKYADVVIRPNLAAMGGSDFNQRNAAILAGEEAVARIMPELQRKLAAARSATAAA from the coding sequence ATGCCGGCGCCGCGCGCGGCCGCCCGACGTCGTCGCGGCCGCCGAAATTTCGCCGCGTACGGCGCGCCCGTCGAGGCCGCGCGCGGCATGCCGCCGGAGATCGAGTCGATGTCGTCCCCCCGTTTGTCCCGCCGCGCGTTCACGCTCGCCTGCGCGTCGGCCGCCCTCGCCGCCTGCACGTCCACCGGCACGAAGCCGACGACGGGCGCCGCCACGCCCACCAACCCGACGCAGCCGCGCGAGAAGCCGATCAGGGTCGGCGTCGCGCTCGGCGGCGGCGCGGCGCGCGGCTTCGCGCACGTCGGCGTGCTCAAGGCGCTCGAGGCACGCGGCATTCCGGTCGAGCTCGTCGCCGGCACGAGCGCGGGCTCGGTCGTCGGTGCGCTGTACGCGTCGGGCATGAATGCGCTGCAGATCAACAAGCTCGCGCTCACGATGGACGAAGCGTCGATCAGCGACTGGGCGACGCCGTTCCGCTCGCGCGGCCTGCTGCAAGGCATCGCGCTGCAGAACTTCATCAACAAGACGCTGAACAACCGGCCGATCGAGAAGATGGCCAAGCCGCTCGGCATCGTCGCGACCGATCTGAAGAGCGGCCAGCCGATCCTGTTCCAGCGCGGCAACACGGGGCTCGCGGTGCGTGCGTCGTGCAGCGTGCCTTCGGTGTTCGAGCCGGTGCGCATCGGCGATCGCGAATACGTCGACGGTGGGCTCGTGAGCCCCGTGCCCGCGTCGTTCGCGCGCAAGATGGGCGCGGACTTCGTGATCGCCGTCGACATCTCGTCGCGCCCGGACGGCGCGGCCACCGGCAATCCGATCGAGATGCTGCTGCAGACGTTCACGATCATGGGCCAGACGATCAAGACCTACGAGCTCGACAAGTATGCCGACGTCGTGATCCGCCCGAACCTCGCCGCGATGGGCGGCAGCGACTTCAATCAGCGCAACGCGGCGATCCTCGCGGGCGAGGAGGCGGTCGCGCGGATCATGCCGGAGCTGCAGCGCAAGCTCGCGGCCGCGCGCTCGGCGACCGCGGCCGCCTGA